From Scatophagus argus isolate fScaArg1 chromosome 2, fScaArg1.pri, whole genome shotgun sequence, a single genomic window includes:
- the rnf150a gene encoding RING finger protein 150a, giving the protein MAPSLIRACRSLALSTWLLSFCFVHLLCLDFTVAEKEEWYTAFVNITYLDPVTSEVKTEKTECGRYGEHSPKKEARGLLLLPSLMQDRQACDPNVRFPPVSHNTAWVALVAAGNCTYREKIRNVANHNASAVVIYNVGSSSANDTITMPHPGTGDVVAIMIPEPKGREIVALLEKHIVITLHITIGTRNLQKYVSRTSVVFVSISFIVLMIISLAWLVFYYIQRFRYANARDRNQRRLGDAAKKAISKLQVRTIKKGDKETESDFDSCAVCIEGYKPNDVVRILPCRHVFHKHCVDPWLQDHRTCPMCKMNILKALGIPLSADCSDDMPPDYETSVGGPPTNPISGASEVTVNESSVVLDPAGRAIGLQQLPPNAETEPQAGEESHIIASSEHQPPLSSDSDTSIITGVEVGISDVDLSTEQECDVAKS; this is encoded by the exons ATGGCACCGTCTCTCATCCGAGCCTGCCGCAGTCTGGCTCTCTCGACGTGGCTGCTGTCGTTCTGTTTCGTCCATTTGCTGTGCCTGGACTTCACTGTTGCAGAGAAGGAGGAATGGTACACGGCTTTTGTCAACATCACCTATCTGGACCCCGTCACTTCCGAGGTCAAGACGGAGAAAACCGAGTGCGGTCGGTATGGCGAACACTCGCCCAAGAAAGAAGCCAGAGGTCTGCTCCTGCTGCCGTCTCTGATGCAGGACAGACAGGCGTGCGACCCAAACGTCAGGTTCCCGCCTGTGTCTCACAACACCGCCTGGGTGGCGTTGGTGGCTGCCGGGAATTGTACATACCGAGAGAAAATCCGTAACGTTGCAAACCACAACGCCTCTGCAGTTGTAATATACAACGTGGGCTCCAGCAGTGCCAACGACACAATAACAATGCCCCATCCAG GTACAGGTGATGTTGTGGCCATCATGATCCCAGAGCCCAAAGGTCGTGAGATTGTGGCCTTGCTGGAGAAGCACATCGTGATCACGTTGCACATTACCATAGGAACCCGCAACCTGCAGAAGTATGTGAGCAGGACGTCGGTAGTGTTTGTCTCCATCTCCTTCATCGTTCTCATGATCATCTCGCTCGCCTGGCTCGTCTTCTACTACATCCAGAGGTTTCGCTATGCCAATGCACGGGACCGCAATCag AGACGTTTGGGAGATGCTGCCAAAAAGGCCATCAGTAAGCTACAAGTACGCACCATTAAGAAAGGAGACAAG GAGACTGAGTCAGACTTTGACAGCTGTGCTGTTTGCATTGAAGGTTATAAACCTAATGATGTTGTCAGGATATTACCCTGCAG GCATGTATTCCATAAGCACTGTGTTGACCCGTGGCTACAAGACCACCGGACCTGCCCCATGTGTAAAATGAACATCCTCAAAGCCTTGGGAATCCCA CTCAGTGCAGACTGTTCAGACGATATGCCTCCAGACTATGAGACGTCTGTCGGGGGTCCACCCACCAACCCCATCAGTGGGGCGAGTGAAGTCACAGTTAACGAGAGCTCGGTCGTTCTGGATCCGGCTGGAAGAGCGATAGGCCTTCAGCAGCTCCCTCCTAATGCAGAGACAGAACCtcaggcaggagaggagagccATATCATCGCCAGCA GCGAGCACCAGCCTCCGCTCAGCAGTGATTCAGACACTTCCATAATCACGGGCGTGGAGGTAGGCATTTCGGACGTCGACCTGTCCACAGAGCAGGAGTGTGATGTGGCCAAATCCTGA
- the LOC124073650 gene encoding aminoacyl tRNA synthase complex-interacting multifunctional protein 1-like, with the protein MGRGEELSDFQRGTVVGCHMCDKSVREISALLNLPRSTVSTVILKWKRGGITTALPRSGRPHKLKEQDRQVLEKIALESCLPSVEALTTELQTASGAKVSSKTVRRELHEMGFRGRVSTYNKSVGGKAGRKQTNEDEAKVDVSRLDLRVGRIISAAQLPDTDHLYEQQVDVGEASPRTVVSELAKHIPVDQMQNRMAVLLCNRKPAKTRGVVSQAAIMCASSPDKVEILDPPSGAVPGDRVTFQGFPGEPDKELSPKKKVWEQIQPDLRTDGHCVATYKGAAFEVISKGVCKAQTLSDTQIK; encoded by the exons ATGGGTCGTGGTGAGGAGCTCAGTGACTTTCAGCGGGGCACTGTGGTCGGATGCCACATGTGTGACAAGTCTGTCCGTGAGATTTCCGCGCTGTTGAACCTGCCGCGGTCCACTGTGAGCACTGTGATTTTGAAGTGGAAACGTGGAGGAATAACGACGGCTTTGCCACGGAGCGGCCGACCGCACAAGCTCAAGGAGCAGGACCGTCAAGTGCTGGAGAAAATAGCCCTGGAAAGTTGTTTGCCGTCGGTTGAAGCTCTCACCACCGAGCTTCAGACTGCCTCCGGGGCCAAAGTGAGCTCCAAAACCGTCCGCCGAGAGCTTCATGAGATGGGCTTCCGTGGCCGAGTATCCACGTACAACAAATCTGTTG GAGGGAAAGCGGGGAGGAAGCAGACAAATGAAGATGAAGCCAAGGTGGACGTTTCTCGTCTGGACCTGCGTGTTGGACGTATAATCTCAGCTGCACAGCTTCCAGACACTGACCACCTTTATGAGCAGCAGGTTGATGTTGGGGAGGCTTCTCCCAGGACAGTGGTCAGCGAGCTAGCTAAGCACATACCTGTGGACCAG ATGCAGAACCGCATGGCAGTCCTGCTTTGCAACAGGAAGCCAGCCAAGACGAGAGGAGTGGTGTCCCAGGCTGCGATCATGTGTGCCAGCTCACCAGACAAGGTGGAAATCCTTGACCCTCCAAGCGGCGCAGTACCAGGGGACAGAGTCACTTTCCAGGGCTTCCCAG GTGAACCGGACAAAGAGCTGAGCCCCAAGAAGAAGGTGTGGGAGCAGATTCAGCCAGACCTGCGCACAGACGGCCACTGTGTTGCAACTTACAAGGGAGCCGCCTTTGAAGTCATCAGCAAAGGAGTTTGCAAAGCCCAAACCCTGAGCGACACTCAGATCAAATAA